AATACTTTTGGTTTTTCCAGATGAAGCAACAGCGAAAATGTGACGATGACTAAGATAATCGTCGTTCAACATTCTGGTCTGTAGATTATGTATTAcgtaatataatttattatatatatacataacaCACATAATTGTGGCATACATTaagttttaaaatgtgcttttgtttgCTACATGAGAGGCTCTTTTCCTCCACTGCATCAGGCAGTAAAAAAAGTTCACAGTGGCTACATGTAAGCTGCACtacaattttaaaagaaaaatactgtatagcCTAACATTTGTGAGGCTTATATCTAAAGAAACCTTATGCATATTTAAGTTTCAGGATGCCTAAGCATGGCACCGGGTCCAGAGGGAGGTGAATGGTGCAGTGGCCCTGATAAGCAGCACATGGTAGGCCTGTCGGAACTGTCGGTTCATGACAGCATAGAGCACTGGGTTGACACAACTATTTAGCCAGGTGAGGTTCGCACAGAACATGTGCAAAACTAGTGGGGCACGGTTACCTTTGTCCACTATGTTAAGCAAGAGGAAAGGGACAAAGcagaacacaaaacacaggaaaacagcaaAGCACATACGAGTCACACGCTTAAATTCACTATCCTCTCCTGACGTTGTGTGGGAGGAAGGCGCTGCACCAGTGGGAGCAGGTGTAGACGAAGGTAAAGCAGGGATGTCCTGTGTAGGCTTGTTGCTGGATTGATCTGAGGCTTTTTCAAAATCCTTTTCACATGGGGTGTCATTTTGGGATACATTTGCTTGGCTGCTCATCTCACAGCTGGCTGTGTTGGTCGCCTGACTCTGTACACCACTGTCATCAGTCCCTTGTGCAGAAGCAACTGGTTTCTTCCTGGATGACCTGCGACTAGGTCTGTAGCGCAGGAGGGCTACTGATGCAATCTTTACCCGTCGGTAAATGAGGAAGTAGAATACGCCAACAAATCCTAGAccgataaaaaaataaaaaaggagcaGGATGGTGGTGTAGGGCCGACCCCTGGTACGATGGAAGCTGCATGTGCACACCTGTGGCACAAATACGTAAACAGGCCAAAGTGGAGCAAAACTGGCCAGGCCTAATGCCCACGATGAGATGAGGAGTATAATTAAGCCACAGTGAGATGAGACGCGGTCAAACACAGCCCGTTTGGCTACCAGGAGATATCTGCTCACTGCCACCAGGCAAAGGGTGATGATGGAGACTGAATTTGAGAGGAAGAGAAGTAGTCCAAAGAGGCGGCACCATGTCTCTCCGCTGCGCCATCTGAGGTGTAAATAGGAGTCAACTGAGATTGGTTGCAGGATGGTGCAGTACAGGAGATCAGCTACAGCCAGGTTGACTATGAGCACGTTGAAGCGGGTCCTCAGATGAGGGTCTACGACAAAAGCTAGGACGGTCATCAGATTCCCAATTGTACCAGTGATAATCACAGCACATCCCCAAATCACAGCCACATAGCGGTAGACCTCAACTGATGGGCTGTAGCAGGAGAAAAGGTCCTCAGTTTGGTTTGTGAAGTTCATTCTGTGGAAcaagaaaatcaataaaaacccCGTCCTCCCAGAGTGTCAAAGGAAGCACTGGTCATATAGTTATTACACCACTTCCCCTCTTTGACTGAAACTATTGCTTGCAATTTTACTGTCATGTGTCCTACCCTTTCAGGGTATTTAACTGCTAGATTGTGACACAAGTAAAATGGCTTGAGTAACTTGAAATATATTATCTGTCAtccacacacaatatttactCCTCATCAGTGGCAATAATAAACAGGTTTGTTTGGTGTCAGACGAAATGCCCTCTCCGataatgacaagaaaaacaacTATAAAATACTTAATTAATATGACCCCTATCtctaatttcatttaaatgttcacatcactgaaataaatgtgtcGATGAcaaatgcatatacagtacattgtcatatatttatatacacaccAAAAAACAATGCATTAAATAAACCTAGAGGAGAAAGACAGTGTTGTATTTCTATTCAACATTTAATTCACACTGTCATTTAAAACAATGTACTCATGACTTTCTTACCTGAAGCTTTCTGCCAGTCTCTCTAATTGCTGGTTGGTAGCTGGTTCATTCTCTGAAGGGATCCACCTCAGTGAACGTCTGCCTTCCCCCTTTCACTGTTCTCTATTTGCAtcctctgtgttgtttttgtaacCTCACAAATGAGTGATGAAATAGTATTCAGAAATCCCCATTTCTTGTCTGAACTTAGGAAGTGAGATGTTGCATATGTcctgttaaaacattttttatgacaCATCGGAAAACCAAAAGTGGGGGAAAAGGATTATATTCATGAAGTACCTTCTATGCTAAGTGCTCAGAGTAAAACTATGACTACATTCAGCAAGGAATTTTTCAAGGAATTTATGGATGTCGAAATAGGATCGAACATTTATTCACACGTGACAGGGCATGTATGCACATTGCTTTGGCAGAACAGGTTAAAAAATTTTATATGTGATTTTATGATTGTTTAACTTTTTGAGGAAGCCTCATGATTCACCTCATGAACCACTAAATCAATTATTACGAGCATAGTTTTTATTTGGCACATGACTGTTGGTTGTAGATATTTGGAAATAAACTGATGAGTTAAACTGAAGAGGGACTCAATTAGATTGACATTTTATTCTTTCAAAAGCAAACACTGATCTTTGTGGTGATGCacattcacttcctgtgttggtCAGACAAGCATACATATAGGTCATTACGTATAAATGTGAAAGTTTTGATTTACTTCAGCAAAGCAAATACTAAACATCTACATAGTTCAGTTGTTTAGCTCCAAATGTTGAAATTTCTGATGATGTATTGGCACTGATATTTTGCATGCAGTATGAATTACTGCTGGTTTCACTACTCTCCTGCTGTTGATATTTTTCCACTCACCTGCCTCTGCTCCACTCTGCCCGTCAGCCCCACCCCCTCATGAAGCCACCTCCACTCACCCATGCAGCACAACACTAACATTCAGCAAGCAAGCACCAGCTGCGCTAGCTTCCTAGAACCGGCAGGCTCACATCCAGCTCTGTCAGTCAGGTACGTGTTTTTCCTGGAGCTTTGGGTGGGGGTCCCTCACCTTTATGTCAAGGGCCCTGAGAGTTGCAGAATCTTAATGAACTGTTCAATTCTCCCCTCTCTACAGCAGCACACCTTTACCTCAGACGTGGCCTTTACCATTGATCTGAAAGGTTGTGATGACACCTAAAATGATCTGAacctgacaaaaataaatagggGCGGCCCTctggtgtgtgatgtcacagaacACTACTTTCTGTCCACGCAGTTCCTACATGTTAAGTACATCCATAACACCAGCTCTGCCATGGTTCTGTtcatggttctggttcttcccTCCCTGTCCAGGCCTTCACTGCCACTGTCATATGGCATGGGCTGCTAAACATCTCCTTCCAACCACTGTCCTTCCAGCTTCCCAAGGTACCAGTAGGGCCAGAAGGTCTGGTTCCCCATCCACAATATTTCCTCGCAGTTCGAAAAGAAGAAGTAGGTCATTGGTCCATTTGGCCCTTTTGAGGTCAAGGGGTATCAAGGAGCTGTGGATAATGCCTGAAAATGAAGATTAAATATGCCAGTGTAGTGCTGGTCTGCTGGATGTCACATTTGCACACTTCAAGCCAAAACTAAGACCATGAGCAACCTGAATGTAGAGCCCAGTGAATCGAGTCTTCAAATGTAGGTTTTTGGGTCTTAACCCACCCCCAAAGTGCCTCATTGTGCAGTAGAAACCCCCAGAGAGAATGCTGACAGTGCAGTGGCAGAGGATTGGAAAGTTCCTTGAATTACACACAGCTTCCTTCCTAGCTGACACCTCCcgcagtcagctcacactccgctGGCCTGAAGTgagaatcaaaccgccgatcttgggaacactggacgacccgctctgccgctgagccactgccgcccacgTGTCTTCACATTATCACACTATGaatccaaacatttgttttattgttttggcTCACTTGCTATATTTGGGgggaaaaataagaaacaaaaccaCACCAGTAGACATTACTTTCAATCATAAGCTCGTTTTAATGATCATATAGAGAAttgttttaacttaaaaatTTGGAAGCCCAATCAAGAaccttgtcttgttttttttctatagaATCTACCTTGATGGTGATATTTCTGTACACTCTAGTCTCCTAAATAACAGGTCATACACTCTGACATGATCTTTTATTGCAGTTAACAAGAAAAGCCAGGGTGCTTTAAGTATTGCTACAGTTTTCATTACCTAATGCTTTCCTCTATTATTTTACTATCCATCCTGACAATTGTCACTGGAAGACCCTGAACTCAGGGTCATGAAGGGTTGGAGTACACATGGCAAAACAGACAAACTAAAGGTCTATAATACTACAAGAAATGGtttgtgtgtggggtttttttccataCAACTATTCTGTGGTCCTCTTCCTTCTGTAACATAATGCTGGTGTCTTTCATCCCACTGTTTTCCACCCTCCATGCTCTGGACTGTGGTGAAAATGTGGTCTGTATGATTAAATGTGCACAAATGAAAATACCTGCTACAATCCTAAATTGACTGTTGTCCTGCTGTGCTCCTAATCTTCAAACTGTACCATTAAGACAGTAATATGTTTTGTACAGTTAGGTACAGATAAAAATCATAGCTCATTTTAAATATATCCAACATGTTGGCTTTCCACTGAAGACTATAACTTATGTGCTTTGTGAGACATTATGCACATGTATTTTATCAGTGGCCATTCAACCAGAATCTGGGGTCACCACATCATAGTTGTTCTCTCCTACTGTATTATGATTGTGACTTTACTATATTTCCTTCAGACTGTAACATAATAAGGAGTTCTATTACAAAAAGCATTCAAGCTAAACAAATGATGTGAAGAGAGTGGTGCTGGGTAAAGTAAAAACTGTAAACACTGATGGCTGCACAGTGAAGTGCCATTGCATTTTCATAACATCTTTGACAAAACATAAATGTGGTTCATGTGCACATTTATGCTTTTAAgacattatataatattattttcatttgttattcCTCTTTGACTTCTAGTATCTCTCCTGTAGAGGTAAATATAGACCTTGCAGGCCAGCTGTGAAAATGTAGACATACAGTACGGAGAAATGTTTGCCATTAACTGTGGAAACAGTATGAACTGTAAATGATTGGTACCGTTTTCTCTTCGTAGGCCACAAAAACGAACTTTACAGTGGTACAATCCACTATACTGCAATAGCTATAGCGATACTAGCTAACATTAGAGGCAACTACTATATGTAACCCTGTAGGTATGATAATATTAATGTTCTGGATATGTAATGAAATTTTGCAGAGGTGAACATTAAAACATATGAGAGGTAGGGTTTTGGGTCAGATACAGTGGGTCACTTGTTAGACGTAGTTCAGCTGCAGATTGATGGATGATCAAAGATGTCCATGCTTGAATAGAAGTTTAAGTTCCTCTTC
This sequence is a window from Antennarius striatus isolate MH-2024 chromosome 5, ASM4005453v1, whole genome shotgun sequence. Protein-coding genes within it:
- the gpr84 gene encoding G-protein coupled receptor 84, with the protein product MNFTNQTEDLFSCYSPSVEVYRYVAVIWGCAVIITGTIGNLMTVLAFVVDPHLRTRFNVLIVNLAVADLLYCTILQPISVDSYLHLRWRSGETWCRLFGLLLFLSNSVSIITLCLVAVSRYLLVAKRAVFDRVSSHCGLIILLISSWALGLASFAPLWPVYVFVPQVCTCSFHRTRGRPYTTILLLFYFFIGLGFVGVFYFLIYRRVKIASVALLRYRPSRRSSRKKPVASAQGTDDSGVQSQATNTASCEMSSQANVSQNDTPCEKDFEKASDQSSNKPTQDIPALPSSTPAPTGAAPSSHTTSGEDSEFKRVTRMCFAVFLCFVFCFVPFLLLNIVDKGNRAPLVLHMFCANLTWLNSCVNPVLYAVMNRQFRQAYHVLLIRATAPFTSLWTRCHA